One genomic segment of Capricornis sumatraensis isolate serow.1 chromosome X, serow.2, whole genome shotgun sequence includes these proteins:
- the LOC138070661 gene encoding translation machinery-associated protein 7-like: protein MSGREGGEKKPLKQPKKQAKEMDEEDKAFKQKQKEEQKRLKELKSKAAGKGPLATGGIKKSGKK from the coding sequence ATGTCTGGCCGCGAAGGTGGCGAGAAGAAGCCCCTGAAGCAGCCCAAGAAGCAAGCCAAGGAGATGGACGAGGAAGATAAGGCATTCAAGCAGAAGCAGAAGGAGGAGCAGAAGAGACTCAAGGAGCTAAAATCAAAGGCTGCAGGGAAAGGCCCCCTGGCCACTGGTGGAATTAAGAAATCTGGCAAAAAGTAA